The following are from one region of the Nicotiana tomentosiformis chromosome 7, ASM39032v3, whole genome shotgun sequence genome:
- the LOC138896244 gene encoding uncharacterized protein: protein MLTALSAKNKLGFITGRVSKPQFNSPYYYFWERCNDRIIAWITNSLSRDITNNVMCFDIAKDIWADINERFGTSNGSKYIQLQREISLTSQGHLDIATYFTKLRGLWDELSTAYVGPVCSCGTLPKFIEEQKIYQFLCGLNESYSTCKSNILMIPFLPSLNKAYSMLQYDEKQKETSAPVPGFSHDSASFNASAGPMNTSRGFNQRVQFDTKRGSSSSSNISCRYYKKPGHTIDKCYKLYGFPSDFKFTKNRRSAAYVQSDRHLLDSAFTKPNSYDDSGHSFSKEQYQHLMTLLQQVHTSPTLHSENVVTKNTGFANFAGVYNHLEVHSASFHAFAVSHLGLDPWIGDYGATNHMTPHKHLLHNLKPLVTPFLITLSNGYKVKVISTGSLILRADMILHNGLSLKRPLEISKAANGLYFRHSADFPFPLFVPSSISSSAQSNVSVSIPSTTVVSNSVAHAASHSSSCNPSVVARPKPDRDKFQSRSISVVFLGYPFPELRRFGRPVQVPKYLKDFISTSVVSSSFSASVSSQIPPSLEVSPYSSTSPPLVCKLKKSLYGLKQASRQWFAKLFEFLPSRGYMSSKNDYSLFIRSSCASLVVLVVYVNDILLASDDLDELNALKAFLDAQFNIKDLGCVTSWHTGPDISFSVQHLSQFLQAPHIPHMLAALHVLIYLMNAPAQGILLSASSDLSLLAYSDSDWAACDVSRRSMTGFYITLGGSPASWKSKKQPTVSISSAEAEYRALRMVVAEVSWLTRLLGDLGLHISVPVYIFCDSEATLHIAKNLVFHERTKHIKFDCHYVRDILHSGLISLQFVPSSAQLADLLTKPLHGPLHHQYLGKLGVYTPSNLRGRGGIDNTGPLDNI, encoded by the exons ATGCTTACTGCCCTTTCTGCTAAAAACAAGTTAGGTTTCATTACTGGTAGGGTATCCAAACCACAATTTAACTCtccttattattatttttgggaaAGGTGCAATGACAGGATCATTGCATGGATAACAAATTCTTTGTCTAGGGATATAACCAATAATGTAATGTGTTTTGACATTGCTAAGGATATATGGGCTGACATTAATGAGAGATTTGGTACTTCTAATGGTTCTAAGTACATTCAACTTCAAAGGGAAATTAGTCTCACTTCCCAAGGTCATTTAGATATTGCTACCTATTTTACTAAACTGAGAGGTCTTTGGGATGAGCTTAGTACTGCTTATGTTGGTCCTGTTTGTTCCTGTGGTACTCTCCCCAAATTCATTGAAGAGCAGAAAATCTACCAATTCCTCTGTGGTCTGAATGAGTCTTATTCTACCTGTAAAAGCAACATCCTTATGATACCTTTCCTTCCTTCCCTGAATAAGGCATACTCCATGCTACAATATGATGAGAAACAGAAAGAGACTTCTGCTCCTGTCCCTGGTTTCTCCCATGATTCTGCCTCATTCAATGCTTCAGCTGGTCCTATGAACACTTCTAGGGGTTTTAATCAGAGGGTCCAATTTGATACAAAGAGAGGTTCTAGTTCATCTTCCAACATTTCATGCAGATATTATAAGAAGCCTGGGCACACCATTGATAAGTGCTATAAGCTATATGGCTTCCCTTCAGATTTTAAGTTTACCAAGAATAGGAGGTCTGCAGCTTATGTTCAGTCTGATAGACATCTTCTGGACTCTGCCTTTACCAAACCAAATTCATATGATGACAGTGGACATAGTTTTAGTAAAGAACAATACCAACATCTCATGACTCTGCTTCAACAAGTCCACACATCTCCTACTCTTCATTCTGAGAATGTTGTCACTAAAAATACAGGATTTGCCAACTTTGCAGGTGTATACAATCACCTTGAGGTGCATTCAGCTTCTTTTCATGCATTTGCAGTTTCACACTTAGGTTTAGACCCTTGGATCGGAGATTATGGTGCCACCAACCACATGACACCACATAAACACTTACTTCACAATCTTAAGCCTTTAGTAACACCTTTCCTAATTACTCTATCTAATGGATATAAAGTAAAGGTCATATCTACTGGTTCTTTGATTCTCAGGGCAGATATGATTTTACATAAT GGCCTTTCTTTGAAGAGGCCTCTGGAAATTAGTAAGGCTGCAAATGGATTGTACTTCCGGCATTCAGCtgattttccttttcctttgttTGTTCCTAGTTCTATTTCTTCTTCTGCTCAGTCTAATGTTTCTGTTTCTATTCCTAGCACTACTGTTGTTTCAAATTCTGTTGCTCATGCTGCATCTCATAGTTCATCTTGTAATCCATCTGTTGTTG CCAGACCTAAGCCTGATAGGGATAAGTTTCAATCTAGATCTATATCTGTTGTTTTCTTGGGGTACCCTT TTCCTGAACTTAGGAGGTTTGGCAGGCCTGTTCAGGTTCCTAAATACCTTAAAGACTTTATTTCCACTTCTgttgtttcttcttctttttctgctTCTGTGTCTTCTCAG ATTCCTCCTAGTTTGGAAGTCTCTCCCTATTCTTCTACCTCTCCTCCCTTGGTGTGCAAGCTTAAGAAATCACTTTATGGCCTCAAGCAAGCATCCAGACAATGGTTTGCCAAGCTGTTTGAATTCTTGCCATCTAGGGGCTACATGTCCAGCAAAAATGATTATTCTCTGTTTATTAGGTCTTCTTGTGCCTCTTTGGTGGTTCTAGTTGTCTATGTAAATGATATTTTATTAGCTAGTGATGACCTTGATGAGTTGAATGCTTTGAAAGCTTTCCTGGATGCTCAATTCAATATTAAGGACTTGGGGTGTGTTACTTCCTGG CACACCGGGCCTGATATATCTTTTTCAGTGCAGCACCTCAGCCAGTTTTTACAAGCCCCACATATTCCCCATATGCTGGCAGCTCTACATGTCCTCATATATCTTATGAATGCCCCTGCTCAGGGTATTCTACTCTCAGCCAGCTCTGATCTTTCCCTTCTAGCGTATTCAGATTCTGACTGGGCTGCATGTGATGTTTCAAGGAGATCTATGACTGGGTTTTACATCACTCTTGGGGGCAGTCCAGCTTCTTGGAAGAGTAAGAAGCAACCCACTGTCTCTATCTCTTCAGCTGAGGCTGAATATAGAGCATTGAGAATGGTTGTGGCTGAGGTTTCTTGGCTGACTCGTTTACTTGGTGATTTGGGCCTTCATATTTCTGTCCCTGTTTATATATTTTGTGATAGTGAGGCAACTTTGCATATTGCCAAGAACCTAGTGTTCCATGAACGCACCAAACATATTAAATTTGATTGTCACTATGTTCGAGACATATTGCATTCTGGCTTGATATCCCTTCAGTTTGTTCCCAGCTCTGCCCAACTTGCTGATCTGTTGACCAAGCCTCTGCATGGCCCTCTACATCATCAATATTTAGGCAAGCTTGGAGTGTATACACCCTCCAACTTGAGAGGGAGGGGGGGTATTGACAATACTGGGCCACTTGACAACATCTAA